The proteins below are encoded in one region of Dioscorea cayenensis subsp. rotundata cultivar TDr96_F1 chromosome 18, TDr96_F1_v2_PseudoChromosome.rev07_lg8_w22 25.fasta, whole genome shotgun sequence:
- the LOC120282732 gene encoding uncharacterized protein LOC120282732 yields MEANNVQSSASSGNVRSKTDPAWEHFTLSTNDKGAKMLLGVLVLDIKLLLIMTCELIYCGIARNNVSCLSIATEASGLTVDAQLWMMDGLIKGISFVKSVDASDILKDATNLYDLFMEIIKWAGPDNVVHLVTDNASDYVVAGRLIHEKYYHIYWSPSAAHYLNLILKDIDKRDHVAELVSRASKMTTFVYNHIYILSWLRKISGWKEIVHLGVTHFATTFITLKSIYDHKHDLQALVTVKYYTSHKLSKSLAGKTVTSIILDAKFWEECLFMMKIAAPIIRLLSVVDADEKPLLGYVYEGMIRIQKAIMSIFRNKSTMYGPYIKIINDRWDKHFGRNLYAAAYFLNPTFLYDKEAFSKTPEVLQGLLGLLENISICSNSAKAMREIKFYRDRLESFSHESAFSSANKRQQIFNTSLYKFILDEWWRLLGYSVPQLQKVAIRLLSQTTSSLGCERNWSVFERIHTKKINRLEHQRLSDLIFVNYNLHRHQYKKRSYDPIDYDCIDKTNFWIVEEEEEAELVDGDMVEAIYGEDAIPTLDESHNQDDVDMNEEEVNFELFGNAIYEDAFDQQEYLGHRDVNESWPQHQP; encoded by the exons ATGGAGGCAAATAATGTGCAATCATCAGCCTCAAGTGGTAATGTTCGTTCTAAGACCGATCCGGCGTGGGAGCACTTCACTTTATCTACTAATGATAAAGGAGCAAAG ATGCTATTGGGAGTATTGGTGTTGGATATAAAGCTCCTTCTTATAATGACATGCGAATTAATTTATTGCGGGATTGCAAGAAACAATGTTAGTTGCTTATCGATAGCTACAGAAGCCAGTGGGCTAACTGTGGATGCACAATTATGGATGATGGATGGACTGATCAAAG GAATATCATTTGTAAAATCTGTTGATGCTTCAGATATTTTGAAAGATGCCACCAATTTATACGATTTATTCATGGAGATTATTAAGTGGGCTGGACCAGATAATGTGGTTCATTTAGTGACCGATAACGCAAGCGATTATGTTGTTGCGGGAAGgttaatacatgaaaaatattatCACATCTATTGGTCTCCTTCTGCTGCACATTATTTGAATTTGATTCTGAAAGATATTGACAAAAGAGATCATGTAGCAGAGCTTGTATCACGTGCTTCCAAGATGACTACTTTTGTCTacaatcatatatacatattatctTGGTTGAGAAAAATATCTGGATGGAAAGAGATTGTGCATCTAGGAGTAACACATTTTGCTACTACATTCATTACTTTGAAAAGTATCTATGATCATAAACATGACTTGCAAGCATTGGTGACAGTTAAGTATTACACAAGCCATAAGTTATCTAAAAGTCTAGCAGGTAAAACAGTTACTTCTATTATTTTGGATGCCAAATTTTGggaagaatgtttatttatgATGAAGATTGCAGCTCCCATCATTAGGCTTTTAAGTGTTGTTGATGCTGATGAGAAACCTTTACTTGGTTATGTTTATGAAGGCATGATCAGGATTCAGAAAGCAATTATGTCCATCTTCAGAAACAAGTCTACAATGTATGGTCCctacattaaaattattaatgacAGATGGGATAAGCATTTTGGTCGAAATCTTTATGCAGCTGCTTATTTTTTGAATCCCACTTTTCTCTATGATAAAGAAGCATTTTCTAAGACTCCAGAAGTGTTGCAAGGCTTGTTAGGTTTACTTGAAAATATAAGTATATGCAGTAATAGTGCAAAGGCAATGAGGGAGATCAAATTTTACCGAGATCGATTGGAAAGTTTTAGTCATGAATCAGCTTTTTCTTCTGCTAATAAAAGGCAACAG ATTTTTAACActtcattatataaatttattttagatgAATGGTGGAGGTTGCTTGGATATAGCGTTCCTCAGTTGCAAAAAGTTGCTATTCGACTCCTCAGTCAAACAACATCTTCTTTAGGATGTGAGCGCAATTGGAGTGTTTTTGAGAGAATtcacaccaaaaaaataaatagattggAGCATCAAAGGCTTAGTGATCTGATATTTGTGAATTATAATCTTCACAG GCATCAATACAAAAAGAGAAGTTATGATCCAATTGATTATGATTGCATTGATAAAACTAACTTTTGGatagttgaagaagaagaagaagcagaattAGTAGATGGAGATATGGTAGAAGCAATATATGGAGAAGATGCTATTCCAACTTTGGATGAAAGCCACAATCAAG ATGATGTGGATATgaatgaagaagaagtgaattttgaattatttggtaATGCAATCTATGAGGATGCATTTGATCAACAAGAATACTTGGGGCATAGAGATGTCAATGAGAGTTGGCCACAACATCAACCATGA
- the LOC120282731 gene encoding uncharacterized protein LOC120282731: MVACDFDLRFVYVRAGWEGSASDARILQRSIEQGFEVPRGKYYLVDAGYANTPNFIAPYRGVRYHLQEQDAVEDFDNEAEETIVPNGDESYGEDVDTMNSERNAGARKRDEIAM, translated from the exons ATGGTTGCATGTGATTTTGATCTTCGTTTTGTATATGTCCGAGCTGGCTGGGAAGGTTCTGCTTCTGATGCTAGGATTCTCCAACGTTCGATTGAGCAAGGTTTTGAAGTCCCAAGGggtaaatattatcttgtagatGCAGGATATGCTAATACCCcgaattttattgctccatataGAGGTGTCCGTTACCATTTACAGGAGCAAG ATGCTGTTGAGGATTTCGATAATGAGGCCGAAGAAACTATTGTTCCTAATGGAGATGAGTCATACGGAGAGGATGTTGACACCATGAACTCTGAGCGAAATGCGGGTGCtcgtaaaagagatgaaatagcaatgtaa